From the genome of Perca flavescens isolate YP-PL-M2 chromosome 12, PFLA_1.0, whole genome shotgun sequence, one region includes:
- the catip gene encoding ciliogenesis-associated TTC17-interacting protein isoform X2 has translation MMDAPLEAIHPWLEDETPTGALAGIEGLDLGEKLKSSDEAITFMSSIEPAELLKCVFPDSLVTVSEGGRDLGQFSVTLEFARRVQQPCVLLHAQSQGAIDDSPCGTTVTAYITTDLEVLEEDYHEYVKLKGHSLDKRCHMVQHNGQMVIDKVTTVGEETAKESVSYPMSELRGLVTEGSNFLLMRLIALRKKAPEHMTFLSFDQGLHIIHTTFSELGLKQLEVGGKTMEVFGLERIVHSVEDSPTTWQCYFLADGHLASRVQVGSPITMRLLQLPSQPEKGFEKIPLVWEEDMQMRSKFLDRKEELKADHASYLRQHPDIRALISDFLQFLLLRKPDDVFQVAREYFLPFASHPPEPSLKAPSP, from the exons ATGATGGATGCCCCGCTGGAAGCAATACATCCATGGCTGGAAGACGAGACTCCTACCGGAGCCTTAGCGGGCATTGAGGGACTAGACCTCGGAGAGAAGTTGAAATCCTCCGACGAAGCTATCACGTTCATGTCCAGCATTG AGCCTGCAGAGCTGCTGAAGTGTGTGTTTCCAGACTCTCTGGTGACTGTGTCAGAGGGGGGCCGAGACCTGGGGCAGTTCAGTGTGACTTTGGAGTTTGCCCGTAGAGTCCAGCAGCCCTGTGTGCTGCTGCATGCTCAGAGTCAGGGAGCCATTGATGACTCTCCCTGTGGAACTACAGTGACAG CCTACATAACCACGGACCTGGAGGTGCTGGAGGAGGATTACCACGAGTATGTCAAG CTTAAGGGCCACAGTTTGGACAAGCGGTGTCACATGGTGCAGCATAACGGGCAGATGGTGATCGATAAAGTTACCACTGTAGGAGAG GAGACAGCGAAGGAGAGTGTTTCCTATCCCATGTCTGAACTAAGAGGACTGGTTACAGAGGGGTCCAACTTTCTGCTGATGCGCCTGATCGCTCTCAGAAAGAAGGCGCCAGAACACATGACCTTCCTCTCCTTCGACCAGGGATTACACATCATCCACACCACTTTT AGTGAGCTGGGTCTGAAACAGCTGGAGGTTGGGGGTAAGACCATGGAGGTATTTGGGCTGGAGAGGATTGTTCACTCTGTGGAGGACAGCCCCACTACTTGGCAGTGCTACTTCCTGGCTGATGG GCACTTGGCCAGTAGAGTGCAAGTGGGATCACCAATCACCATGAGGCTTCTGCAGCTGCCATCACAGCCAGAAAAAG GTTTTGAGAAGATCCCTCTGGTTTGGGAAGAAGACATGCAGATGCGCTCCAAGTTCTTGGACAGAAAG GAGGAGCTGAAGGCGGACCATGCCTCGTACCTAAGACAGCATCCAGATATCCGTGCCCTCATATCTGACTTCCTGCAGTTTTTGCTGCTGAGGAAACCAGATGATGTCTTCCAGGTTGCTAGGGAGTACTTCCTCCCTTTTGCCTCCCATCCTCCAGAACCAAGCCTGAAAGCCCCATCACCCTAA
- the catip gene encoding ciliogenesis-associated TTC17-interacting protein isoform X1, with translation MMDAPLEAIHPWLEDETPTGALAGIEGLDLGEKLKSSDEAITFMSSIEPAELLKCVFPDSLVTVSEGGRDLGQFSVTLEFARRVQQPCVLLHAQSQGAIDDSPCGTTVTAYITTDLEVLEEDYHEYVKLKGHSLDKRCHMVQHNGQMVIDKVTTVGEETAKESVSYPMSELRGLVTEGSNFLLMRLIALRKKAPEHMTFLSFDQGLHIIHTTFSELGLKQLEVGGKTMEVFGLERIVHSVEDSPTTWQCYFLADGHLASRVQVGSPITMRLLQLPSQPEKVGFEKIPLVWEEDMQMRSKFLDRKEELKADHASYLRQHPDIRALISDFLQFLLLRKPDDVFQVAREYFLPFASHPPEPSLKAPSP, from the exons ATGATGGATGCCCCGCTGGAAGCAATACATCCATGGCTGGAAGACGAGACTCCTACCGGAGCCTTAGCGGGCATTGAGGGACTAGACCTCGGAGAGAAGTTGAAATCCTCCGACGAAGCTATCACGTTCATGTCCAGCATTG AGCCTGCAGAGCTGCTGAAGTGTGTGTTTCCAGACTCTCTGGTGACTGTGTCAGAGGGGGGCCGAGACCTGGGGCAGTTCAGTGTGACTTTGGAGTTTGCCCGTAGAGTCCAGCAGCCCTGTGTGCTGCTGCATGCTCAGAGTCAGGGAGCCATTGATGACTCTCCCTGTGGAACTACAGTGACAG CCTACATAACCACGGACCTGGAGGTGCTGGAGGAGGATTACCACGAGTATGTCAAG CTTAAGGGCCACAGTTTGGACAAGCGGTGTCACATGGTGCAGCATAACGGGCAGATGGTGATCGATAAAGTTACCACTGTAGGAGAG GAGACAGCGAAGGAGAGTGTTTCCTATCCCATGTCTGAACTAAGAGGACTGGTTACAGAGGGGTCCAACTTTCTGCTGATGCGCCTGATCGCTCTCAGAAAGAAGGCGCCAGAACACATGACCTTCCTCTCCTTCGACCAGGGATTACACATCATCCACACCACTTTT AGTGAGCTGGGTCTGAAACAGCTGGAGGTTGGGGGTAAGACCATGGAGGTATTTGGGCTGGAGAGGATTGTTCACTCTGTGGAGGACAGCCCCACTACTTGGCAGTGCTACTTCCTGGCTGATGG GCACTTGGCCAGTAGAGTGCAAGTGGGATCACCAATCACCATGAGGCTTCTGCAGCTGCCATCACAGCCAGAAAAAG tagGTTTTGAGAAGATCCCTCTGGTTTGGGAAGAAGACATGCAGATGCGCTCCAAGTTCTTGGACAGAAAG GAGGAGCTGAAGGCGGACCATGCCTCGTACCTAAGACAGCATCCAGATATCCGTGCCCTCATATCTGACTTCCTGCAGTTTTTGCTGCTGAGGAAACCAGATGATGTCTTCCAGGTTGCTAGGGAGTACTTCCTCCCTTTTGCCTCCCATCCTCCAGAACCAAGCCTGAAAGCCCCATCACCCTAA
- the LOC114565858 gene encoding caspase-3 isoform X2, translated as MRHEDPLGEFRVLFVRFNMPAKDTVRRNKTAIQATLCGDHRLILNKVHEKNLITMREYNNLKSINKEDVEGHVVELVDKIMNKDEDTCKAFLDLLQTDEDIKTTYPELKNIKLNESCLLITPTPVQECASVDSDVLPQESKRRKEDKPYELNSLPTGLCVIINNENFQAEARNGTSKDAQSLAVVFSWLGFRVLMCKDQTKDQMDRALKCFASQSNLAQLQEFNVMEWSGSTFADLQEAPKHGDAFICCILSHGRNGEVLGIDKKPLSIKQITRTFKATNQSTLTGKPKVFLIQACQGGQKQHGVLEAGLQTDDDPHSPFIPEEADVLVAIATVEDHQAFRHTTDGSWFIQSVCQQLKEGCPRNEDINTILHRVNNEVAQKEGCRKQPGAIKQMSEFRSTLRKSLVLSPHHK; from the exons ATGCGCCACGAGGACCCTCTTGGGGAATTCAGAG TTCTCTTTGTCAGATTCAACATGCCAGCCAAAGACACGGTGAGACGTAATAAGACAGCCATTCAGGCGACTTTATGTGGAGACCACAGGCTAATTCTCAACAAAGTTCATGAAAAGAACCTGATAACTATGCGGGAGTACAACAACCTTAAAAGCATAAACAAAGAAGACGTAGAGGGCCACGTCGTTGAGCTCGTGGATAAGATCATGAACAAAGATGAGGACACATGCAAAGCCTTCCTGGACCTCCTGCAAACCGATGAGGACATTAAAACGACTTACCCTGAGCTGAAGAACATAAAATTGAATGAATCCTGCCTTTTAATTACGCCTACGCCTGTTCAAGAGTGTGCATCTGTCGACAGCG ATGTTCTGCCACAAGAGAGCAAGAGGCGAAAGgag GACAAGCCGTATGAGTTGAACAGCCTGCCTACCGGCCTCTGTGTGATCATAAACAACGAGAATTTCCAGGCTGAAGCAAGAAATGGAACCAGCAAAGATGCTC AAAGTTTGGCAGTGGTGTTCAGCTGGCTGGGGTTCAGAGTACTGATGTGTAAAGACCAAACCAAGGACCAGATGGATCGCGCGCTGAAATGCTTTGCTTCTCAGAGCAACCTCGCTCAGCTGCAGGAGTTCAATGTTATGGAGTGGTCTGGCAGCACATTCGCTGATCTTCAAGAGGCTCCTAAGCATGGCGATGCCTTCATCTGCTGTATTCTGAGTCACGGAAGGAACGGTGAAGTCCTAGGGATCGATAAGAAGCCCCTCTCCATTAAACAAATAACAAGAACTTTCAAGGCAACCAACCAATCAACCCTCACTGGCAAGCCAAAAGTCTTCCTTATCCAGGCCTGCCAGGGAGGGCAGAAACAGCATGGAGTGTTAGAAGCAGGTCTGCAGACTGATGATGATCCTCACTCTCCATTCATCCCTGAGGAAGCTGATGTTCTGGTTGCCATTGCCACAGTCGAAGATCATCAAGcattcagacacacaacagatgGGAGCTGGTTCATCCAATCCGTGTGTCAGCAGCTAAAGGAGGGCTGTCCAAG GAATGAAGACATTAATACCATCCTCCACCGCGTGAACAATGAAGTAGCCCAGAAAGAGGGCTGCAGAAAGCAACCTGGTGCAATAAAGCAGATGTCTGAATTTAGGTCCACCTTAAGGAAGAGCCTTGTGTTGTCTCCACATCACAAATGA
- the LOC114565858 gene encoding caspase-3 isoform X1 codes for MRHEDPLGEFRGYFFFLSLVLFVRFNMPAKDTVRRNKTAIQATLCGDHRLILNKVHEKNLITMREYNNLKSINKEDVEGHVVELVDKIMNKDEDTCKAFLDLLQTDEDIKTTYPELKNIKLNESCLLITPTPVQECASVDSDVLPQESKRRKEDKPYELNSLPTGLCVIINNENFQAEARNGTSKDAQSLAVVFSWLGFRVLMCKDQTKDQMDRALKCFASQSNLAQLQEFNVMEWSGSTFADLQEAPKHGDAFICCILSHGRNGEVLGIDKKPLSIKQITRTFKATNQSTLTGKPKVFLIQACQGGQKQHGVLEAGLQTDDDPHSPFIPEEADVLVAIATVEDHQAFRHTTDGSWFIQSVCQQLKEGCPRNEDINTILHRVNNEVAQKEGCRKQPGAIKQMSEFRSTLRKSLVLSPHHK; via the exons ATGCGCCACGAGGACCCTCTTGGGGAATTCAGAG GCTActtcttctttctgtctctagTTCTCTTTGTCAGATTCAACATGCCAGCCAAAGACACGGTGAGACGTAATAAGACAGCCATTCAGGCGACTTTATGTGGAGACCACAGGCTAATTCTCAACAAAGTTCATGAAAAGAACCTGATAACTATGCGGGAGTACAACAACCTTAAAAGCATAAACAAAGAAGACGTAGAGGGCCACGTCGTTGAGCTCGTGGATAAGATCATGAACAAAGATGAGGACACATGCAAAGCCTTCCTGGACCTCCTGCAAACCGATGAGGACATTAAAACGACTTACCCTGAGCTGAAGAACATAAAATTGAATGAATCCTGCCTTTTAATTACGCCTACGCCTGTTCAAGAGTGTGCATCTGTCGACAGCG ATGTTCTGCCACAAGAGAGCAAGAGGCGAAAGgag GACAAGCCGTATGAGTTGAACAGCCTGCCTACCGGCCTCTGTGTGATCATAAACAACGAGAATTTCCAGGCTGAAGCAAGAAATGGAACCAGCAAAGATGCTC AAAGTTTGGCAGTGGTGTTCAGCTGGCTGGGGTTCAGAGTACTGATGTGTAAAGACCAAACCAAGGACCAGATGGATCGCGCGCTGAAATGCTTTGCTTCTCAGAGCAACCTCGCTCAGCTGCAGGAGTTCAATGTTATGGAGTGGTCTGGCAGCACATTCGCTGATCTTCAAGAGGCTCCTAAGCATGGCGATGCCTTCATCTGCTGTATTCTGAGTCACGGAAGGAACGGTGAAGTCCTAGGGATCGATAAGAAGCCCCTCTCCATTAAACAAATAACAAGAACTTTCAAGGCAACCAACCAATCAACCCTCACTGGCAAGCCAAAAGTCTTCCTTATCCAGGCCTGCCAGGGAGGGCAGAAACAGCATGGAGTGTTAGAAGCAGGTCTGCAGACTGATGATGATCCTCACTCTCCATTCATCCCTGAGGAAGCTGATGTTCTGGTTGCCATTGCCACAGTCGAAGATCATCAAGcattcagacacacaacagatgGGAGCTGGTTCATCCAATCCGTGTGTCAGCAGCTAAAGGAGGGCTGTCCAAG GAATGAAGACATTAATACCATCCTCCACCGCGTGAACAATGAAGTAGCCCAGAAAGAGGGCTGCAGAAAGCAACCTGGTGCAATAAAGCAGATGTCTGAATTTAGGTCCACCTTAAGGAAGAGCCTTGTGTTGTCTCCACATCACAAATGA